The following are encoded together in the Desulfococcus multivorans genome:
- a CDS encoding SDR family oxidoreductase: MLLEGKNAIVTGGSQGIGTAASLMLAEEGANVCLTYRKHKEAAEEVRDRIVAMGRKALCIQCDIASFSQAEAVVKATVEAFGGLDILVNNAGMNWDGVCWKMTEEQWDRVIEVNLKGYFNFTRHAAPLFKDQKSGKIINVTSINGLRGKFGQTNYSASKAGIIGYTKAVAKELGGFGVNVNAVAPGLIETAMLRESEARDKIVDMAMGEIVLKRVGQPEDLANVIAFLASDRARHITGEVIKVDGGQYI; this comes from the coding sequence ATGTTACTGGAAGGTAAAAACGCCATCGTCACCGGAGGATCACAGGGCATCGGCACCGCTGCTTCCCTGATGTTGGCCGAAGAAGGCGCCAATGTCTGTTTGACCTATCGAAAGCACAAGGAGGCGGCCGAGGAAGTCCGGGACCGGATTGTCGCAATGGGGCGAAAAGCCCTTTGCATTCAATGCGACATCGCCTCTTTTTCCCAGGCCGAAGCGGTGGTCAAAGCCACCGTGGAAGCCTTCGGCGGCCTTGACATCCTGGTCAACAACGCCGGGATGAACTGGGACGGCGTCTGCTGGAAAATGACGGAAGAACAATGGGACCGGGTCATCGAGGTCAACCTCAAGGGCTACTTCAACTTCACCCGCCACGCGGCCCCCCTGTTCAAGGACCAGAAATCCGGGAAGATCATCAACGTGACCTCCATCAACGGGCTCCGGGGCAAGTTCGGACAAACCAATTATTCGGCCTCCAAGGCGGGCATCATCGGCTATACCAAGGCCGTGGCCAAGGAGCTCGGCGGATTCGGGGTCAACGTCAACGCCGTGGCACCGGGTCTGATCGAAACCGCCATGCTGAGGGAGTCCGAGGCCCGCGACAAGATCGTCGACATGGCCATGGGGGAAATCGTCCTGAAGCGGGTGGGCCAACCCGAAGACCTGGCCAACGTCATCGCCTTTCTCGCCTCGGATCGTGCCCGGCACATCACCGGCGAGGTCATCAAGGTCGACGGCGGCCAGTACATTTAA
- the oah gene encoding 6-oxocyclohex-1-ene-1-carbonyl-CoA hydratase: MSDIKWLPREFGVKDHHLWGEDIFSKEAPGVIFEKKPIIDPQGNAVEGLYSAWVTLNNPNQYNSYTTEMVKAVIAGFHRASADTSVVACVFTAVGDRAFCTGGNTKEYAEYYARRPNEYGIYMDLFNAMVDAILTCKKPTICRVNGMRVGGGQEIGMATDLTVSSDLAIFGQAGARHGSAPDGGSTDFLPWMLPMEQAMWNSVSCELWSAYKMSRLGLITKCVPVLKENGEWICNPLVITDKYLDGGQLVYGEFKAGDEAKAAKDKIKSMSADFERLDKEIDNILWTFTNLFPGCVIKTIEGIRLKKKFYWDQAKVINRHWLAANMNGEAFLGFNAFNTKKLTGRDTIDFIEFRRRQVNGDAFDDEFMAAVLAKPKK; this comes from the coding sequence ATGAGCGATATCAAATGGCTGCCGAGAGAATTCGGTGTAAAGGATCACCACCTGTGGGGGGAAGATATTTTTTCGAAGGAAGCGCCCGGGGTGATTTTCGAAAAGAAACCGATCATCGATCCCCAGGGCAATGCCGTTGAAGGACTTTACTCGGCCTGGGTCACCCTCAACAACCCCAACCAGTACAACTCCTACACCACCGAAATGGTCAAGGCCGTGATCGCCGGTTTTCACCGGGCCTCGGCAGACACCTCCGTCGTGGCCTGCGTCTTCACCGCCGTCGGGGACAGGGCCTTCTGCACCGGCGGGAACACCAAGGAGTATGCGGAGTATTACGCCCGCCGCCCCAATGAATACGGTATTTACATGGATCTCTTCAACGCCATGGTGGACGCCATCCTCACATGCAAGAAGCCGACGATCTGCCGGGTGAACGGCATGCGGGTGGGCGGCGGCCAGGAGATCGGGATGGCCACCGATTTGACCGTGTCCAGCGACCTGGCCATTTTCGGACAGGCCGGCGCACGGCACGGATCGGCGCCGGACGGCGGGAGCACCGATTTCCTTCCCTGGATGCTGCCCATGGAGCAGGCCATGTGGAACAGCGTCTCGTGCGAGCTCTGGAGCGCCTACAAAATGAGCCGGCTTGGGCTCATCACCAAATGCGTGCCGGTCCTCAAGGAGAACGGCGAATGGATCTGCAACCCCCTGGTGATCACCGACAAATACCTGGACGGCGGGCAGCTGGTCTACGGGGAGTTCAAGGCCGGCGACGAGGCCAAAGCCGCCAAAGACAAGATCAAATCGATGTCCGCCGACTTCGAGCGGCTCGACAAGGAGATCGACAATATTCTCTGGACCTTCACCAATCTCTTCCCGGGCTGCGTCATCAAAACCATCGAGGGCATCCGGCTGAAAAAGAAATTCTACTGGGATCAGGCCAAGGTCATCAACCGCCACTGGCTGGCCGCCAACATGAACGGCGAGGCCTTTCTGGGATTCAACGCCTTCAACACCAAGAAACTGACGGGTCGCGACACCATCGACTTCATTGAATTCCGAAGACGCCAGGTCAACGGGGACGCCTTCGACGATGAGTTCATGGCCGCCGTTCTGGCCAAACCCAAGAAATAA